One Paenibacillus sp. FSL H7-0737 DNA segment encodes these proteins:
- a CDS encoding aminopeptidase, whose protein sequence is MLDFKQKLENYALLAVKIGVNIQPGQTLVVNADIVSAELVRLVVRKAYEAGAKLVKVNYSDEVVTRTRYDLAPSDSFLEPPQWQADELEDLAKKGAAFLSITSTNPDLLNGVESGRIADNQRISGQTLAPYRELLMGNHVSWSIVAFPSASWAAKVFSEASPDQQIDLLWDAIFKATRADQADPIQAWSQHLDGLKARCTALNDNKFRKLHYTGHGTDLTIELPEGHIWCQAGAVNGKGVPFLANIPTEEVFTAPLKSGVNGKVSSTKPLSYGGNLIDNFTLTFENGKVTDFTAEKGSETLASLIALDEGSAYLGEVALVPFHSPISESGILYYTTLFDENASCHLALGAAYAFTLQEGTTMTKEQLQEKGMNQSHTHVDFMMGSPEMSINGIKDDGTIVPIFRDGDWA, encoded by the coding sequence TTGCTGGCAGTGAAGATTGGGGTTAATATCCAACCTGGGCAGACCCTTGTTGTAAATGCCGACATCGTTTCGGCAGAACTAGTGCGTCTTGTCGTACGCAAAGCCTATGAAGCGGGTGCGAAGCTCGTCAAGGTTAATTATAGCGACGAGGTTGTTACACGTACACGTTATGACCTCGCTCCATCCGATTCCTTCTTGGAACCGCCACAATGGCAAGCAGATGAATTAGAAGATCTGGCTAAAAAAGGTGCAGCATTTCTATCGATAACTTCAACGAATCCAGATCTGTTGAACGGTGTTGAATCAGGAAGAATTGCAGATAATCAGCGGATCTCTGGACAGACATTAGCTCCATATCGTGAGTTGTTAATGGGGAATCACGTAAGCTGGAGTATTGTAGCCTTCCCATCAGCATCGTGGGCGGCAAAGGTATTCTCTGAAGCATCACCTGATCAGCAGATTGATTTGCTATGGGATGCTATCTTTAAAGCTACACGTGCGGATCAAGCTGACCCTATTCAAGCATGGAGTCAACATTTAGATGGCCTGAAAGCACGTTGTACTGCTTTGAATGATAATAAGTTCCGTAAGCTGCACTATACAGGACATGGAACCGATTTGACGATTGAGCTACCAGAAGGGCATATTTGGTGTCAAGCAGGAGCTGTCAATGGCAAAGGAGTTCCTTTCCTAGCCAATATCCCTACTGAAGAAGTATTTACTGCCCCACTGAAGTCTGGTGTGAATGGTAAGGTAAGCAGCACTAAGCCGCTTAGCTATGGGGGTAATCTTATTGATAATTTCACCCTCACCTTTGAGAACGGCAAAGTAACGGATTTCACCGCTGAAAAAGGTTCAGAAACGCTTGCTTCCCTTATCGCGTTAGATGAAGGCTCTGCTTATCTTGGAGAAGTCGCTTTGGTGCCTTTCCACTCCCCGATCTCCGAGAGCGGAATTCTATATTACACCACATTGTTTGATGAGAATGCCTCCTGCCATTTGGCGTTAGGTGCAGCATATGCCTTTACCCTTCAAGAGGGTACGACAATGACCAAAGAACAATTGCAGGAAAAAGGAATGAACCAAAGCCATACACATGTTGATTTTATGATGGGTTCACCTGAAATGAGCATTAATGGTATTAAGGATGATGGAACAATCGTACCTATCTTCCGTGATGGAGATTGGGCTTAA
- a CDS encoding AlkZ-related protein encodes MYKGYEEESVITFEETAEIITKIGILPLATLIPEHPSLNGLTKAENWHTGSELDPWSWRVRFPSEGLAGYGKFVKKKAILVSREWFPAFVSAVGSTKSIEQRYNDGLASREAMTLLQIIREHQGIDTRILRVEADMKAKEKKTAYDNAVTELQASLDIVISGVKERQNAEGEKNGWSSTSFETVSHWMEDNGLSSFEGDREEAIAWLHSKMNGIWSPSAIAWTNKAFSWK; translated from the coding sequence ATGTATAAGGGATATGAAGAGGAAAGTGTTATCACCTTTGAGGAAACCGCAGAAATCATTACCAAGATTGGGATTTTGCCGCTTGCCACTCTGATTCCTGAGCACCCATCTTTAAATGGATTAACGAAAGCGGAGAATTGGCATACGGGTTCAGAGCTAGATCCATGGTCATGGCGTGTAAGGTTTCCTTCTGAAGGCCTGGCTGGATACGGTAAATTTGTTAAGAAGAAAGCTATCTTGGTCTCGAGGGAGTGGTTTCCAGCATTTGTGTCAGCTGTAGGAAGTACTAAATCTATAGAACAACGTTATAATGACGGATTGGCCAGCAGAGAAGCAATGACTTTACTGCAAATTATCCGTGAACATCAAGGGATTGATACGCGTATACTTCGTGTTGAAGCTGATATGAAGGCTAAAGAAAAGAAGACGGCTTATGATAATGCGGTTACGGAGCTTCAGGCATCGCTGGACATCGTTATTTCAGGTGTAAAAGAACGCCAAAATGCAGAAGGTGAGAAAAATGGCTGGAGCAGTACCTCGTTTGAGACTGTAAGCCACTGGATGGAAGATAACGGTCTTTCCTCATTTGAAGGCGATAGAGAAGAGGCGATAGCTTGGCTACATTCCAAAATGAATGGCATATGGTCGCCTTCAGCAATAGCCTGGACGAACAAAGCATTTTCATGGAAATAA
- a CDS encoding TetR/AcrR family transcriptional regulator — translation MSPRAGLDRRTLVIAAAEIADHEGIEAVTLAALANKLGVRSPSLYNHINGLQELRTQLAIYGLGELSNAMNNAAKGFSGDAAVQAMGRAYVDFARSRPGLYETTLRAPEQANTELETASDHILKLIIHVMKDYQLGEEGEIHAVRGLRSILHGFASLEQKGGFGMALDTNVSLSRLISTYIAGIGNMKSK, via the coding sequence ATGTCACCTAGAGCAGGATTAGATCGTCGTACGCTAGTTATTGCAGCAGCAGAAATCGCCGATCATGAAGGGATAGAGGCCGTAACCTTAGCCGCATTGGCTAACAAATTAGGTGTTCGTTCTCCGTCTTTATACAATCACATTAACGGGCTACAGGAATTGCGCACACAACTTGCGATTTATGGACTAGGGGAGCTTTCCAATGCAATGAACAACGCAGCTAAAGGCTTTAGTGGAGACGCTGCTGTACAGGCGATGGGGCGAGCGTATGTGGACTTTGCTAGAAGCCGACCTGGATTATACGAGACAACGTTGCGAGCCCCTGAACAGGCAAATACGGAGCTGGAAACGGCAAGTGATCATATTTTGAAGCTTATCATTCATGTGATGAAGGATTATCAATTGGGTGAGGAAGGAGAAATTCATGCAGTACGCGGGTTACGAAGCATTCTGCATGGCTTTGCCTCTTTGGAACAAAAGGGCGGTTTTGGAATGGCGCTTGATACGAATGTAAGCCTATCTCGGCTCATCAGTACTTATATTGCTGGGATCGGAAATATGAAGTCTAAATAA
- a CDS encoding MBL fold metallo-hydrolase — protein MRVTREGHLLQLTWMPRVFPVNCYIIEEENELTLIDAAMPFSVKGIIDTAAKLDKKITRIILTHAHDDHIGALDELKRQLPEAQAYISERDAALLSGDRSLREGEPQTPIKGGVPKKVATRPDVLLYDGDTIGSLTAILTPGHTPGSMSFMDTRSGAVIVGDAFQTFRGTAVSGTVIPWFPFPALATWSKDQALKSAIKLLEASPTILATGHGDLLRNPVQTMEKAIHKAQMIQDRSN, from the coding sequence ATGAGAGTAACGCGTGAAGGTCATTTATTACAGCTAACTTGGATGCCAAGAGTGTTTCCTGTGAATTGTTACATCATTGAGGAAGAGAATGAGTTGACTTTGATAGATGCGGCAATGCCGTTCAGTGTAAAAGGAATTATAGATACCGCAGCGAAGCTTGATAAAAAGATCACTCGTATTATATTGACGCATGCTCATGACGATCATATAGGTGCACTGGATGAGCTAAAGAGACAGCTTCCAGAGGCTCAGGCGTACATTTCAGAAAGGGATGCAGCATTGCTTAGTGGAGATCGTTCCCTTCGTGAGGGAGAACCTCAGACCCCTATAAAGGGAGGCGTGCCCAAGAAGGTAGCAACGAGACCAGATGTATTGCTCTATGATGGGGATACCATTGGTTCATTAACAGCAATTTTAACTCCTGGTCATACTCCTGGATCTATGTCTTTCATGGATACACGAAGCGGCGCTGTTATCGTTGGAGATGCTTTTCAAACCTTCCGGGGAACCGCAGTTTCAGGAACCGTAATTCCTTGGTTTCCGTTTCCGGCTCTGGCAACCTGGAGTAAAGATCAAGCATTAAAAAGTGCGATTAAGCTTCTAGAGGCTTCCCCGACTATACTGGCTACTGGACATGGAGACTTACTTAGAAACCCAGTACAAACCATGGAGAAAGCTATTCATAAAGCACAAATGATTCAAGATAGGAGTAATTAA
- a CDS encoding DUF6773 family protein, producing MSRTRIKDERIISEIQKFSTHGFMIVFVGFMVSLLVKVFILQWDIKYWLDTFVIVMAGCLYITVRSVKNGIYLLPSKEGDVRRYKKINLIGGVISTFVWAALMFLSDFREAGELDIAKSIMSTLVGSVIFFVGITWIQWFIIKRSNKNADKSLDG from the coding sequence GTGAGCAGGACAAGGATTAAGGATGAGCGGATTATTAGCGAAATTCAGAAGTTTAGTACGCATGGTTTTATGATTGTGTTCGTGGGCTTTATGGTTAGTCTTTTGGTAAAAGTGTTTATTCTGCAATGGGACATTAAGTATTGGTTAGATACGTTTGTGATTGTGATGGCAGGGTGTTTGTATATAACTGTTCGTTCCGTCAAAAATGGAATATATCTGCTGCCGAGTAAAGAAGGCGATGTAAGACGGTATAAGAAAATCAATTTAATTGGGGGAGTAATTAGTACATTCGTATGGGCTGCATTAATGTTCCTATCTGATTTTAGAGAAGCCGGGGAATTGGATATTGCTAAAAGTATCATGAGCACCCTTGTGGGTTCCGTTATATTTTTCGTTGGGATAACATGGATTCAGTGGTTCATTATTAAAAGATCTAATAAAAATGCGGACAAAAGTCTAGATGGATAA
- a CDS encoding helix-turn-helix transcriptional regulator, translating to MKLARIQKDLSQEQLAEVVGVTRQTIGLIEAGNYNPTLKLCIAICKALDRSLNDIFWEE from the coding sequence ATGAAACTGGCTCGTATACAAAAAGATCTTTCCCAAGAACAGTTAGCGGAAGTTGTAGGGGTTACAAGACAGACGATTGGTCTGATTGAAGCCGGGAACTATAACCCAACGCTTAAGTTGTGCATAGCTATCTGCAAGGCATTGGATCGATCTTTAAACGATATTTTTTGGGAGGAATAA
- a CDS encoding nitroreductase family protein has translation MTQTQPTQKNSLAEVIRERRSIKLFKKDPLPQGLLEELLNVAVWAPNHGVREPWRFIAFQGDGTKFLAEAAFAFVKRAFSDPEVAAKRKEYISNIPLTLIVVMPEDPRQREWDEDFAAASALVQNFQLAAWEQGVGTIWKTDPYINNPEFRNKIGVKPGEKIIAMIHAGYPETVPDSRPRTDASELLKIIDSYPENDVVE, from the coding sequence ATGACACAAACTCAACCGACTCAAAAGAATAGCTTAGCTGAAGTAATAAGAGAAAGACGCTCTATTAAGCTTTTTAAAAAAGATCCACTGCCACAAGGTCTCTTAGAGGAATTGTTAAATGTAGCTGTATGGGCGCCGAACCATGGGGTGCGTGAGCCGTGGAGATTTATTGCTTTTCAAGGTGATGGTACAAAGTTCTTGGCTGAAGCGGCATTTGCTTTCGTGAAACGTGCTTTTTCTGATCCTGAAGTGGCTGCTAAGCGAAAAGAATATATCTCAAATATTCCTTTAACGTTAATTGTGGTGATGCCTGAGGATCCTCGGCAGAGAGAGTGGGATGAGGATTTTGCAGCAGCGTCAGCACTTGTGCAGAACTTCCAGCTAGCAGCTTGGGAGCAAGGTGTGGGAACGATTTGGAAGACAGATCCTTATATCAATAATCCTGAATTCCGTAACAAAATTGGTGTGAAGCCAGGAGAGAAGATCATAGCTATGATCCATGCCGGATACCCGGAGACTGTGCCAGACAGCCGTCCACGCACTGATGCTTCTGAACTGCTGAAGATCATTGATAGCTATCCAGAGAATGATGTAGTGGAATAA
- the pstB gene encoding phosphate ABC transporter ATP-binding protein PstB, with the protein MGTSATAVRESFQTEDLSIFYGTYEAVKGISLPFAENTVTALIGPSGCGKSTFLRSLNRMNDEISGSTTKGSIWIDGVDINAPGTDVIKLRQKIGMVWQKPNPFYKSIYDNIAFGPKYHGVKGKKALDEIVESSLRKAALWDEVKDRLKDSALALSGGQQQRLCIARALSVNPQILLLDEPASALDPVSTGKVEELIKELKEELRIVIVTHNMQQAARISDYTAYFYLGSLIEYDKTDKVFTNPENQMTQEYIMGRFG; encoded by the coding sequence ATGGGAACGTCGGCAACAGCAGTGCGTGAATCTTTTCAAACCGAGGACCTGAGTATTTTTTATGGAACATATGAGGCAGTTAAGGGGATTAGTCTTCCTTTTGCTGAAAATACGGTTACTGCACTGATCGGCCCATCCGGCTGCGGTAAATCAACCTTTCTTCGTTCACTGAACCGTATGAATGACGAAATCTCCGGATCAACAACCAAAGGAAGCATCTGGATTGATGGCGTTGATATTAATGCTCCTGGCACAGACGTTATCAAACTGCGTCAGAAGATCGGTATGGTTTGGCAAAAACCCAATCCGTTCTATAAATCCATTTATGATAACATCGCCTTTGGACCGAAATACCATGGGGTGAAAGGAAAAAAAGCACTCGATGAGATTGTAGAGAGCAGCCTTCGTAAAGCAGCGTTGTGGGATGAAGTGAAGGACCGGTTAAAAGATTCAGCATTAGCTTTGTCCGGTGGACAACAGCAGCGCCTTTGTATTGCAAGAGCGTTGTCAGTTAACCCACAAATTCTACTCTTGGACGAACCAGCATCCGCACTAGATCCGGTTTCCACTGGTAAAGTAGAGGAGCTCATCAAGGAGTTAAAAGAAGAGCTACGCATAGTAATCGTGACACACAACATGCAGCAAGCTGCACGGATTTCTGATTATACGGCTTACTTCTATCTGGGATCCCTTATAGAATACGATAAGACGGATAAGGTCTTTACTAATCCAGAGAATCAAATGACACAAGAATATATCATGGGTCGTTTCGGCTGA
- the pstA gene encoding phosphate ABC transporter permease PstA, with protein MKPRTVNKIATSLIVFFALLIVAILVGLLGYILFRGLSHISWDFLFSAPQKIRAGGGIGPQLFNSLFLLVLTLIITVPLGLGAGIYMAEYARPGKITGFIRLIVEVLSSFPSIVVGLFGLLLIVNYFNLGFSLISGALALTVFNLPLMVRITEQAFRSVPKQQKEAGFALGLSKWKIVTSVLFPVALPTIITGTILSAGRVFGEAAALMFTAGMSSPRLDFTNWNPLSPNSPLNPFRPAETLAVHIWKVNSEGLAPDAAQIAAGASAVLVIMVLIFNLAARYFGRFIYRKLTASKRMN; from the coding sequence TTGAAGCCAAGAACCGTAAATAAAATTGCCACAAGCCTTATTGTGTTTTTCGCATTGCTCATCGTAGCTATTCTGGTTGGTCTATTAGGATATATCCTCTTTCGAGGTCTTAGTCACATTAGTTGGGATTTTCTATTCTCTGCACCGCAAAAAATTCGAGCAGGTGGAGGGATTGGCCCTCAGCTATTCAACTCCTTATTCCTTTTGGTACTCACGCTAATAATTACAGTACCTCTAGGACTGGGTGCCGGTATTTATATGGCTGAATATGCTCGTCCAGGAAAAATCACCGGCTTTATTCGCTTAATTGTTGAGGTATTATCTTCGTTCCCTTCAATCGTAGTCGGCTTGTTTGGTCTATTGCTGATTGTTAACTATTTTAATCTTGGCTTTTCCTTAATCTCTGGAGCACTGGCATTGACGGTCTTTAATCTACCGCTGATGGTTCGGATTACTGAGCAAGCTTTCCGTAGTGTTCCGAAGCAACAAAAAGAGGCTGGTTTTGCACTAGGATTGTCCAAGTGGAAAATCGTAACCTCCGTGTTGTTCCCAGTAGCATTACCAACGATTATTACGGGTACTATTTTGTCTGCTGGCCGTGTCTTTGGGGAAGCAGCCGCGTTGATGTTCACTGCAGGAATGAGTAGCCCAAGACTAGATTTCACTAACTGGAATCCACTTAGTCCGAACTCACCACTGAATCCTTTCCGACCAGCTGAAACACTGGCTGTTCATATCTGGAAGGTAAATAGTGAAGGCCTTGCTCCTGATGCCGCGCAAATTGCTGCGGGAGCTTCAGCAGTACTTGTTATTATGGTGTTGATCTTCAACTTGGCAGCACGTTATTTCGGTAGATTTATTTATCGTAAGCTTACAGCTTCAAAAAGAATGAACTAA
- the pstC gene encoding phosphate ABC transporter permease subunit PstC: MRVKLKNSRIEKHHIEDFVGRTYMSFCVLLLITIIVSMVYFVASKGISTFTSGDVSVTDFLFGTKWSPEADTPSFGAFPFITGSFLVTLLAALIASPLSLCAALFMTEIVPGWGKKLLQPVIELLAGIPSVVYGFIGLSVIVPFLRNNLPGQGIGVAAGALVLSVMILPTITSVAADALASLPQNLKESSYALGATRWQTISRVIIPTTFPAIMTGIVLGMARAFGEALAVQMVIGNAPFVPKSLFESASTLTSVITLGMGNTTMGSAHNNALWSMALVLMLMTFVFVFFVRLLERRNKI; the protein is encoded by the coding sequence TTGAGGGTGAAACTAAAGAACTCACGCATCGAGAAACATCATATTGAAGATTTTGTGGGACGTACATATATGTCCTTCTGTGTACTGCTATTGATAACAATCATTGTATCGATGGTATATTTTGTGGCGTCTAAAGGGATTTCAACTTTCACAAGCGGTGATGTTAGCGTTACTGATTTTCTATTCGGAACAAAGTGGTCACCTGAAGCAGATACGCCATCCTTTGGTGCTTTTCCGTTTATTACTGGATCCTTCTTAGTTACTCTACTTGCAGCATTGATTGCTAGTCCACTTAGCCTTTGCGCTGCGCTGTTCATGACTGAGATTGTCCCAGGATGGGGCAAAAAATTGCTTCAGCCGGTAATCGAGCTGTTGGCAGGTATCCCTTCAGTTGTTTATGGTTTCATCGGATTAAGTGTTATTGTACCGTTTCTACGCAACAACCTGCCTGGTCAAGGCATCGGGGTAGCTGCAGGCGCGCTTGTGCTCTCGGTCATGATTCTTCCGACGATTACAAGCGTGGCTGCAGACGCGCTGGCTTCATTGCCGCAAAATTTAAAGGAATCCTCCTATGCGCTTGGTGCCACCCGGTGGCAGACGATCTCTCGAGTGATTATTCCGACAACGTTTCCTGCTATTATGACTGGTATTGTACTGGGGATGGCACGTGCATTCGGTGAAGCCCTTGCTGTACAGATGGTCATCGGGAATGCGCCATTCGTACCAAAATCACTCTTTGAATCAGCTTCTACCCTGACGAGTGTAATCACGCTTGGAATGGGGAACACAACCATGGGCTCTGCACACAATAATGCTCTGTGGAGTATGGCACTGGTTCTTATGCTGATGACCTTTGTATTTGTCTTCTTTGTGAGACTGCTTGAAAGGAGAAATAAAATTTGA
- a CDS encoding phosphate ABC transporter substrate-binding protein: MQFKKSWVMTLALTSVLALSACGNGGANNTGGNAAATNEGSGAKISGSILASGSTALQPLVELVAENFMDKNAGVDIQVQGGGSGTGLTQVAEKQVDIGNSDVFAEEKLKDADAEKAAALVDHQVAVVAIAAVTHPDAGVDSLTKQQLIDIFTGKITNFKEVGGADQKIQIINRPGSSGTRATFESFALGTKTEDIPGSIQEDSSGTVKKMIGETPGAIGYLALSYLDDSIKTLSLDGVEASVDNVISGKYPVWAYEHMYTNGEPNETVKAFLDFFLTDEVQTGEVVELGYIPAVKMQVTRDVAGNVTAK; the protein is encoded by the coding sequence ATGCAATTCAAAAAATCTTGGGTTATGACTTTGGCTTTAACAAGCGTACTAGCACTTTCAGCTTGCGGTAATGGTGGGGCAAACAACACGGGAGGAAACGCTGCAGCTACAAATGAAGGTAGCGGCGCTAAAATAAGTGGTTCGATTCTAGCTTCAGGTTCAACAGCACTACAACCATTGGTTGAGCTGGTAGCCGAGAATTTCATGGATAAAAATGCTGGTGTGGACATTCAGGTTCAAGGCGGCGGTAGTGGTACTGGTCTTACTCAAGTAGCTGAGAAACAAGTAGATATCGGTAACTCTGACGTATTCGCAGAAGAAAAACTAAAAGATGCAGATGCAGAAAAAGCAGCAGCTCTTGTAGATCATCAAGTAGCAGTAGTAGCGATCGCAGCAGTAACTCATCCGGATGCTGGTGTGGACAGCTTGACTAAGCAACAGCTTATCGATATTTTCACAGGAAAAATTACAAATTTTAAAGAAGTTGGCGGAGCGGATCAAAAAATCCAAATCATCAACCGTCCAGGCAGCTCCGGTACTCGCGCAACCTTTGAAAGCTTTGCACTTGGAACTAAAACTGAAGATATCCCAGGATCGATTCAAGAAGATTCCTCCGGTACTGTTAAGAAAATGATCGGAGAAACTCCAGGGGCTATCGGTTATCTGGCTCTTTCATACCTTGACGATTCAATCAAAACACTTAGCCTTGATGGTGTAGAAGCATCTGTAGACAATGTTATTTCTGGTAAATATCCAGTATGGGCTTACGAGCACATGTACACAAACGGCGAACCAAATGAAACAGTAAAAGCATTCCTTGACTTTTTCTTGACAGACGAAGTACAAACAGGTGAAGTCGTTGAGCTTGGATACATTCCAGCAGTAAAAATGCAAGTTACTCGTGACGTCGCAGGAAATGTTACAGCTAAGTAA
- a CDS encoding LysR family transcriptional regulator: MNIMKLKIVILLEKYKKVTDVAAELGLKQPTVSFHMKNLENEFGTPLFQYRSGRVLLTDAGRALYQYALKIVSLTAEAERTVKQFSSPSQGTLKLEASYIPATYILPKALIQFMKQYPGINNSMTIQSDTLLKERLRSREIQMAILHTSDWHDESFNFQLVVRDEPVLIFAPSHPFATIEKLTPEQIALEPWIQYEGGSCLRGFADQWAEINHIRLWNRSELNSPETLKMLVSEGDGVGICSRVSIEAELALGRLCYAPLPGVLPESGGFVLAWRKDHILTPLQQSFADILNNV; this comes from the coding sequence ATGAATATTATGAAGTTAAAGATCGTTATCCTACTTGAAAAATATAAGAAAGTAACCGATGTAGCTGCTGAATTAGGCCTTAAACAACCCACAGTATCTTTTCATATGAAGAATCTAGAGAATGAATTTGGAACGCCTTTATTCCAATATCGAAGTGGAAGAGTACTGCTCACAGATGCGGGTCGAGCCCTTTATCAATATGCGCTCAAGATTGTCTCACTTACAGCCGAAGCTGAACGTACTGTTAAACAGTTTTCTTCCCCTTCACAAGGTACTTTAAAGTTGGAAGCAAGTTATATACCTGCAACTTATATTTTACCTAAAGCGCTAATCCAATTCATGAAACAATATCCTGGGATTAATAATTCAATGACGATCCAAAGTGATACTTTGTTAAAGGAACGACTCCGAAGCCGAGAAATTCAAATGGCTATTTTACACACTTCTGATTGGCATGATGAATCCTTTAACTTTCAGCTGGTTGTCCGCGACGAGCCTGTGCTCATTTTTGCCCCTAGTCACCCTTTTGCAACTATAGAGAAGTTAACACCAGAACAGATCGCGCTTGAGCCTTGGATTCAGTATGAGGGTGGTTCTTGTTTACGGGGATTTGCGGATCAATGGGCAGAAATAAATCATATTCGCTTGTGGAACCGATCCGAGTTGAATTCACCTGAAACTCTAAAGATGTTAGTTAGCGAGGGAGATGGCGTAGGCATTTGTTCTAGAGTTAGTATTGAAGCAGAACTTGCGTTAGGTCGTCTTTGTTATGCTCCTCTACCGGGAGTTTTGCCTGAGAGCGGTGGTTTTGTACTGGCTTGGCGAAAAGATCATATATTAACGCCATTGCAGCAATCTTTTGCCGATATATTAAACAACGTATAG